The following proteins are encoded in a genomic region of Planococcus lenghuensis:
- a CDS encoding VOC family protein, which yields MWKKIECSAIHTEDIEQSIAFYSSLGLTKAWETFQDEDRKWRLVGMRFPEGETELVLKDNPDLKFAETEIMVEDVRELYESLCPNPAVRWIREPFPNSLGGHVAVMRAPDGNVFVLVGG from the coding sequence GTGTGGAAGAAAATTGAGTGCTCAGCCATCCATACGGAAGACATCGAACAATCGATTGCGTTCTATTCGTCACTCGGACTTACCAAAGCATGGGAAACGTTCCAGGATGAAGACCGGAAATGGCGGCTTGTCGGGATGCGGTTTCCGGAAGGCGAAACCGAACTGGTATTGAAGGACAATCCGGATTTGAAGTTTGCGGAGACTGAAATCATGGTGGAAGATGTGCGGGAACTATATGAATCATTATGCCCTAATCCCGCTGTCCGGTGGATCCGGGAACCTTTCCCGAACTCACTCGGCGGTCATGTCGCCGTCATGCGGGCGCCGGACGGCAATGTATTCGTGCTCGTGGGCGGGTGA
- a CDS encoding creatininase family protein produces MLNYKNSTNQVRESGTDTAIISVGATEQFGPYLPMHLDTLIAERYAEAFGETLGAYVLPVLPFNTSEEHAAFKGTVTVSPTVLTAMLEEIIVNLSRQGFRKFVLCNGHGGAYWEAAFVKHVNFKYPELIVIAPHHNDRAGWEAALQAAGLEGLDEMHGGTLSVCTAMWLCPELVTLESMGSDIPPVNRAFADYLPWNQLTEDGNWGKFTAGSHSREELAEMGKTFWTTFIAARCKGLAAFLDEAYTRKQSGNEIR; encoded by the coding sequence ATGCTGAATTATAAAAATTCCACAAATCAAGTACGGGAAAGCGGAACGGATACTGCGATCATATCCGTCGGCGCCACGGAGCAGTTCGGTCCGTATTTGCCGATGCATCTTGATACATTGATCGCTGAACGGTATGCGGAAGCGTTCGGTGAAACCCTGGGTGCTTATGTTCTGCCGGTCCTGCCTTTCAATACATCGGAAGAACATGCGGCTTTCAAAGGGACGGTCACGGTCAGTCCCACCGTGCTGACGGCTATGCTGGAGGAGATCATTGTAAATCTGAGCCGGCAGGGATTCCGGAAATTCGTTCTGTGCAATGGCCATGGCGGTGCGTACTGGGAAGCGGCTTTCGTAAAACATGTCAATTTCAAGTATCCGGAACTGATTGTCATCGCTCCTCATCATAATGACCGGGCAGGGTGGGAAGCTGCGCTTCAGGCAGCCGGACTGGAGGGGCTCGACGAGATGCATGGCGGCACTTTATCTGTCTGCACCGCAATGTGGCTGTGTCCGGAACTCGTTACGCTTGAATCGATGGGGTCGGATATTCCGCCGGTAAACCGTGCGTTCGCTGATTATTTGCCGTGGAACCAATTGACCGAAGACGGCAATTGGGGGAAGTTCACAGCGGGCAGTCATTCCCGTGAGGAACTGGCTGAAATGGGCAAGACCTTCTGGACGACATTTATCGCTGCCCGGTGCAAAGGATTGGCAGCTTTTCTTGATGAGGCGTATACACGCAAGCAATCGGGCAATGAAATCCGGTGA
- a CDS encoding carbamoyl phosphate synthase small subunit codes for MEEITGYLVLSTGDVLEGKWLGDTNATEGEVVFNTAMTGYQEVMTDPSYAGQIVAMTYPLIGNYGFSDLDFESLVPSLAGLIISHPCRTPNHFQQDFTLEDMINRYHIPALYDIDTRALTRIIRSEGEVYGRITSDPEAFPVQQSVDPELVRKVSIQETATVSSKSGNWSELSDPHVVVYDFGCKHSITHTLAELGCRVTIVPFDTAPDVVDSLQPDGIVLSNGPGNPADLAHLTETIKKVTDTYPTLGICLGHQLIALSHGGRTERLPYGHRGSNHPVKDLTTGKVFITSQNHGYVVDMESVEPDQWQISHVNVNDRSVEGLMHRTKPVMGVQFHPEAHPGPVDTYGVFTDFLRTIPVGKEKRHA; via the coding sequence ATGGAAGAAATCACAGGTTACCTTGTATTGAGCACAGGAGATGTACTCGAAGGAAAATGGCTTGGAGATACAAACGCTACGGAAGGGGAAGTGGTATTCAATACGGCGATGACCGGCTATCAGGAAGTGATGACCGATCCATCTTACGCCGGCCAGATTGTCGCCATGACCTATCCCCTGATCGGGAATTACGGATTCAGCGACTTGGATTTTGAAAGCCTGGTACCGTCACTGGCAGGATTGATCATCTCACACCCGTGCCGGACGCCGAATCACTTTCAACAGGATTTCACACTTGAGGACATGATCAACCGGTATCACATTCCGGCTTTATATGACATCGACACGCGGGCATTGACCCGGATCATCCGCTCGGAAGGCGAAGTGTACGGTCGGATCACATCTGACCCGGAAGCTTTTCCGGTGCAGCAGAGCGTTGACCCGGAACTGGTCCGGAAAGTCTCCATCCAGGAAACGGCCACCGTATCTTCCAAATCTGGCAATTGGTCTGAACTGTCCGATCCCCATGTCGTGGTGTACGATTTCGGCTGCAAGCATTCCATCACGCATACGCTCGCGGAACTAGGCTGCCGGGTGACGATCGTTCCATTTGATACGGCACCGGACGTTGTGGACAGTCTGCAGCCCGACGGTATTGTGCTGTCGAACGGACCGGGCAATCCGGCCGATTTGGCTCATTTGACGGAAACGATCAAAAAAGTGACCGACACATATCCGACGCTCGGCATCTGCCTCGGTCATCAGCTGATCGCACTTTCGCACGGCGGACGGACAGAACGGCTGCCATACGGACACAGAGGAAGCAATCATCCAGTCAAAGATCTCACGACGGGCAAGGTATTCATCACGTCCCAGAACCATGGCTATGTCGTGGACATGGAATCGGTGGAACCGGACCAGTGGCAGATCTCGCACGTCAACGTCAACGACCGGTCCGTGGAAGGACTGATGCATCGGACGAAACCGGTCATGGGCGTCCAGTTCCACCCCGAGGCTCATCCGGGACCGGTCGACACGTACGGCGTGTTCACCGATTTTCTGCGAACTATTCCGGTCGGAAAGGAGAAACGCCATGCCTAA
- the carB gene encoding carbamoyl-phosphate synthase (glutamine-hydrolyzing) large subunit: MPKLIHIHSVLVIGSGPIVIGQAAEFDYAGTQACLALREEGIEVVLVNNNPATIMTDPDIADRVYLEPLTLESLTAIIEKERPDGLLPTLGGQTGLNLAVELSEAGVLEQYGVELLGTPLDTIQKGEDREIFKAMMKEINEPVPESITTSSVEEAVRFAEEAGYPIIIRPAYTLGGSGGGIARDETELKKIVKTGLHASPIHQVLVDQSVKGWKELEYEVMRDANDTCIIVCNMENIDPVGVHTGDSIVVAPSQTLNDRQYQMLRTASLKVIRELGVVGGCNIQFALDPDSDDYVIIEVNPRVSRSSALASKATGYPIARIAAKLALGYHLDEVLNPITGHTYASFEPAIDYIAFKIPRWPFDKFSNADRLLGTQMKATGEVMALARNFPAALNKAVRSLEIGVEHLHLPALAGYSDDELEHALTNATDERLFAVAEAFRRGYSVGKLHQLTEITHYFLHEIAGMIESEKNLRGRDWLSVTETDLRNAKQQGFPDRLLADLFGVTVKEVQERFQQSEMRPAYKMVDTCAAEFSAETPYFYSAWNGFDEVEPLNAGRKMIVLGSGPIRIGQGVEFDYCSVHAAMSLKEQGIKAIVINNNPETVSTDFNTADHLYFEPLTEEDVLHIARKEQADGVLVQFGGQTAINLAEGLSGAGLTISGTSLSAIEAVEDRDKFYRLLRELAIPHIPGETVMALTEAEQAAEKIGYPVLIRPSYVIGGRGMAIIRKREELLAYVENLQQEAPGARIFPLLVDRFVTGFEAEIDVVCDGEDVLIPGIFEHVEKAGVHSGDSVAVFPAPNVTEQQKKTITEYTQKLSAALNLKGIINIQFVISEDRNDLYVLEVNPRASRTVPIASKVTGVPLIDLATRVQMGQPLSKLGWKLGLHEPRSFYAVKMPVFSTNKLAGVDPFLGPEMQSTGEAIGLGSTVEAAMAKAFGWKAGRLFQAAADQRIFLSAGDRLPEELTQLIAGLPAAITADAETAAKLQDAGIATEAVMSVEEAGAACLDGHFGLIGDFHSGTDIHRQLREDALKTDTICLTSPETLAAFLEASMTESEAPRTIMDYLTADKGLNKTKEELVK, from the coding sequence ATGCCTAAACTGATACATATTCATTCAGTGCTTGTAATCGGATCCGGACCGATCGTCATCGGACAGGCGGCGGAATTCGATTATGCCGGCACGCAGGCTTGCCTGGCGCTGCGGGAAGAAGGAATCGAAGTCGTGCTCGTCAATAACAACCCAGCCACGATCATGACCGATCCGGATATTGCCGATCGGGTGTATTTGGAACCACTGACGCTTGAATCACTGACCGCCATTATCGAAAAAGAACGGCCGGATGGGCTCCTGCCGACACTCGGCGGGCAGACGGGCCTGAATCTCGCTGTTGAGCTGTCAGAAGCGGGCGTACTCGAACAATACGGCGTTGAGCTGCTCGGTACACCGCTCGATACGATCCAAAAAGGCGAAGACCGGGAGATTTTCAAGGCGATGATGAAAGAAATCAATGAACCGGTGCCGGAGAGCATCACGACCAGCTCGGTGGAGGAAGCAGTCCGTTTTGCAGAAGAAGCGGGTTATCCGATCATCATCCGGCCTGCGTATACGCTCGGCGGAAGCGGCGGCGGAATCGCCCGGGATGAAACGGAACTGAAGAAAATCGTGAAAACAGGACTGCACGCAAGTCCGATCCACCAGGTGCTTGTCGACCAGAGTGTGAAAGGCTGGAAGGAACTCGAATACGAAGTCATGCGGGATGCGAACGATACGTGCATCATCGTCTGTAATATGGAAAATATCGATCCGGTCGGTGTGCATACAGGTGACAGTATCGTTGTGGCCCCGTCCCAGACGCTGAACGACCGTCAGTATCAGATGCTGCGGACGGCGTCGCTTAAAGTCATCCGCGAACTCGGCGTCGTTGGCGGATGTAATATCCAGTTTGCACTCGATCCCGACAGTGATGACTATGTCATTATCGAAGTAAATCCGCGCGTCAGCCGGTCGAGCGCGCTCGCCTCGAAAGCGACAGGCTATCCGATTGCGCGGATTGCCGCAAAGCTTGCGCTCGGTTACCACTTGGACGAAGTACTGAATCCGATCACCGGCCATACATACGCGAGTTTTGAGCCGGCAATCGACTATATTGCTTTCAAGATTCCGAGATGGCCGTTCGATAAATTCAGCAATGCGGACCGGCTGCTCGGCACGCAGATGAAAGCGACCGGGGAAGTGATGGCGCTCGCCCGCAATTTCCCGGCTGCGCTGAATAAAGCCGTGCGTTCGCTTGAGATCGGTGTTGAGCATCTGCATCTGCCGGCACTCGCTGGCTATTCGGATGATGAACTCGAGCATGCGCTGACGAATGCGACAGATGAGCGCCTGTTTGCGGTTGCGGAAGCGTTCCGCCGGGGCTATTCCGTCGGCAAGCTGCATCAGCTCACGGAAATCACGCATTATTTCCTTCATGAAATTGCCGGCATGATCGAATCGGAGAAGAATCTGCGTGGACGGGACTGGCTTTCCGTAACCGAGACAGATTTGAGAAATGCAAAACAGCAAGGGTTTCCGGACCGGCTGCTCGCTGATCTGTTCGGCGTAACCGTGAAGGAAGTGCAGGAGCGGTTCCAACAGTCGGAGATGCGCCCCGCCTACAAGATGGTGGATACATGCGCGGCTGAATTTTCTGCGGAAACGCCTTATTTCTACAGTGCGTGGAACGGCTTCGATGAAGTGGAGCCGCTCAATGCCGGACGGAAGATGATTGTGCTCGGTTCAGGCCCGATCCGCATCGGGCAAGGTGTGGAATTCGATTACTGCTCGGTCCACGCAGCCATGTCACTCAAGGAACAGGGGATCAAAGCGATTGTCATCAACAACAACCCTGAAACCGTCAGCACCGATTTCAACACGGCGGATCATCTGTATTTTGAACCGCTGACCGAAGAAGATGTGCTGCATATCGCCCGGAAAGAACAGGCGGACGGGGTGCTTGTCCAATTCGGCGGCCAGACGGCCATCAACCTGGCAGAAGGGTTAAGCGGGGCAGGACTTACGATCAGCGGCACATCTTTGTCTGCCATTGAAGCAGTCGAGGACCGCGATAAGTTCTACCGGCTGCTGAGGGAGCTGGCGATTCCCCACATCCCGGGTGAAACCGTTATGGCGCTCACAGAAGCGGAACAGGCAGCTGAAAAGATCGGCTATCCTGTATTGATCCGCCCTTCCTATGTCATCGGCGGCCGGGGCATGGCCATCATCCGGAAACGTGAGGAGCTATTGGCCTATGTGGAAAACCTGCAGCAGGAAGCGCCGGGTGCGCGGATTTTCCCGCTGCTGGTCGACCGGTTCGTAACCGGCTTTGAAGCGGAAATCGACGTTGTCTGCGACGGGGAAGACGTGCTCATTCCGGGGATTTTCGAACATGTCGAAAAAGCGGGTGTGCATTCAGGTGACAGTGTTGCGGTCTTCCCGGCACCGAATGTGACGGAACAGCAGAAAAAAACGATTACCGAATATACACAGAAACTATCAGCTGCATTGAATCTGAAAGGCATTATCAATATCCAGTTCGTGATCAGCGAGGACCGGAACGATCTGTACGTCCTTGAAGTGAATCCGCGTGCATCACGGACCGTACCGATCGCCAGTAAAGTCACAGGCGTGCCGCTTATCGATCTCGCGACCCGGGTGCAGATGGGCCAGCCGCTCAGTAAACTGGGCTGGAAGCTCGGACTTCATGAGCCCCGCTCCTTTTATGCGGTGAAGATGCCGGTATTTTCGACCAATAAACTCGCAGGTGTCGATCCGTTCCTCGGACCGGAAATGCAGTCGACCGGTGAAGCGATCGGTCTCGGATCGACTGTGGAAGCGGCGATGGCAAAAGCATTCGGCTGGAAAGCGGGCCGGCTGTTCCAGGCAGCGGCGGACCAGCGGATCTTCCTGTCGGCCGGTGACCGGCTGCCGGAAGAATTGACCCAACTCATTGCCGGACTGCCGGCAGCCATTACGGCTGATGCAGAAACTGCCGCTAAATTGCAGGATGCAGGCATTGCCACAGAAGCGGTGATGAGCGTTGAAGAAGCAGGTGCCGCCTGTCTGGATGGTCATTTTGGACTGATCGGTGATTTCCATTCTGGCACGGACATACACCGGCAGCTGCGGGAAGACGCACTCAAGACGGACACCATTTGCCTGACGTCACCGGAGACGCTGGCTGCTTTCCTGGAAGCATCAATGACGGAAAGCGAAGCGCCGCGTACCATCATGGATTATTTGACGGCCGATAAGGGACTGAATAAGACGAAGGAGGAACTGGTTAAATGA
- a CDS encoding dihydrofolate reductase family protein, with protein MDTQRSVVFYGAITVDGYLARENHSLDWLFGTEGEDESSYPEFSKTIDTQIMGRETYEQVLLLSPEGLPDDGMKHYVFSRTRNNDPEAPVEFVQGDIPAFVRKLKTEPGKKIWVVGGGKILRPLLEAELIDEFVIQLAPALIGRGIPLFLPGDYDSRLELIDVRRFGQFAEVVYRLK; from the coding sequence GTGGATACACAGCGAAGCGTAGTGTTTTACGGAGCCATCACTGTTGACGGCTACCTGGCGCGGGAAAATCACTCCCTCGACTGGCTGTTCGGAACCGAAGGCGAAGATGAAAGCAGTTATCCTGAATTCAGCAAGACGATCGACACGCAGATCATGGGCCGGGAAACATACGAGCAAGTGCTGCTCCTGTCCCCTGAAGGTTTGCCGGACGACGGCATGAAACATTACGTCTTCTCCCGGACACGCAATAATGACCCGGAGGCGCCTGTCGAATTCGTGCAGGGTGATATTCCCGCATTCGTCCGGAAACTGAAAACGGAACCCGGCAAGAAGATCTGGGTGGTCGGCGGCGGCAAGATTCTCCGGCCGCTCCTCGAAGCGGAACTCATCGACGAATTCGTCATCCAGCTTGCCCCGGCGCTCATCGGCCGCGGCATTCCGCTTTTCCTGCCAGGTGATTACGACAGCCGGCTCGAACTCATCGATGTCCGGCGGTTCGGCCAGTTTGCGGAAGTTGTTTATCGGCTGAAATAG